In Nymphalis io chromosome 13, ilAglIoxx1.1, whole genome shotgun sequence, the genomic stretch aaaaaagaatacaattagtaaataaaatgtgGGGCGTTAATTAAAAAAcggtttttaatttgattaattatatttagatgaTAAAGGTAAATGCACTCAGCGTTGGTAAGGATGACGTTGATCAGGTAATAGAAGATGAAATAACACGAAAATTAGGAGAAGATCTTGTGCAGAGTATTGAAAAGAAATTTCAAGTGGACCTTGAAAGGTAATTTTTCAAACTGATTACgttttttacatgttttttttttattttacatcaatCGACAGAATGATAAATGGTATACACGTGACAGTAATTTCTCACCACagtccatatacattggcactgtaagaaatattaacaatccctaACATCGCGAATGcttcaccaaccttgagaacctTATAGTTATGCTAACTCACTTACTATTCAAattgaaatacaacaatactaggtattgctgtttggcgttaaAAATACTATGATTACGAgtcggtggtacctaaccagacgagcttgcacatagctatCACAAAgtggtataatattataacaaagctTTTTAAACGTTACAGTGGTCATAATCTTTTATGTTACTTGTTTAAGCTGAGATAATCTGATCTGATATCTGATCTCCACGTGGTCAATTTATTGGACAATTTTGGATTGTAGTCTAAGTTGTCCAAACATTTTTGAGTCACATTTGATACAATTTTAGGTCAGTTGACATGGTGTTGGTGAAGATCAAGCTGTTATTACAAAATGGAACCCAGCATATCCAAGAAAAGCTTCTGGACATACAAGGAACTTTAGATTTGATGAAAACTCAGGCGGAAGACGAGGTGATACAGccaataatcaaattaaactaagatattttttgttcttttgcccgaatatgatatttaaaaaatcatgacGTGAAATAACAGAATTAATTATCTTAAGTTTTCATAAAGGTAGAGAAATGCTTAATAGAGAAACATAAGGAGACATCAGCGCTGGCGGAGAAAGCATTACATCAAATGGTGGTTTGTGGGTACGCGCTGATTGGCCAAGACCCCGAGCAGGCTGTGAGGAAGGTCATTCTGATGAAAAACATTATCAAACAGGGAGTCAAACcggtaatataaaatacatttgtaacaTTATCTTATCTCATGACTcttcatataaattttcattctcTTCTGCTACCAAAGTaatatgacaataaataaagtCGTAAGCTAATTTTCTACTTAAGCAGGTAATTAGATTGGTCTCAATTCATGTAGACCGtttgattatttctttaatatcctTGCTCAAATTTAACGAGTGGACAAAGTGgctaataaaaactaaatttcagCTCTACGAACAAAAGAAAGAAATTTATAGCCTCCTAAAAGTCTGCGGGCACGATCACGGCTCTTTGACGAAGGTCGTCAAATGCGTCATATCGAAGGTGAGACAGTGAAATAGTTAAAAAGCGATATCGTTTGAGTtggactttaaaaaaatatttttttgtagcgTTTTGGTACAAGAAAtactaatttatacataaatgctGTTATTTGCCTCATCTTAACACTAAACTaatcgtaataaaaaattacattgagTAATTAGATCTGGGACGTGAACCTGGAGCTTAAAGGATAATATTGACGCGGACGGTTTCACTGGGAatagtattatgtatatttagaatagtattataatataatagaagatATAGTGTCCAGAAATAAAGAGCTTTTATAAGACGTCTCTCTCAActtgattacattttttaaatatcagatAAGTCACGTTCATTTCTAAAtgcttgaattttttattttcaccttTTGTGAAAAtaagttcataatatttaagtgtaaataataataatgagcgTTTATCTACTCAGCTTATTAATTTCTCCTGCCAAGTGCAAGACTTATTCATTTGACGTAAAGTTCTTTAAAATCTTCGCATATTTTCGTCTCGACGATAACCAGAGGCTGATATAAAAAACTTAGAAATTGAACCAACACTAAAATTGTTTGAAAACTTCAATGATAAATTAGTCATATCCGCCTGCTGCCGtgttgtatatattgtttattatctgctttataaattatgtttcgcATTCAAGTATAGAGAACATTataggaaaaataataataaatatttttgtttataaattacctaattgtaattcttaaatttttttttgcatttgtgTTTCAATCGCAATTTCATTTTCGGCTACTCGCTGGTCATTCGTATTAGATCTGCGCCGACGCACGATTCTCAAGAATGCCAACAATGTTCAGTATTAATATAATCCTAATCTCAAAAACACCCACACCGCTTGTGTATACATGCTTCCGTAAgatcaaatttaaatgtaatgcaTATGATCGATCAAATTATAGCTATCACTGTTAttgaatatttagttaaatCATTGATTACTTTTCTTAATGGTATTGTCCTTATCTTATTTGGAATATGCGCTAAATTGTAAACTATACCTGGTGGATGATATCTGGTGAATCAGTTTTTTCAACCTTTCAATGAAAcaagttatttattgtaatatttattcctATTAACATAGCAAGTTGGCTATTGTAATACATTTGTACAAAAATAGATCGTCAAATTGAACTCAATACCTACAAAGTACCTAATTCCTACTTCTAAAGCGTTCATGCTGTGCTTAGCAAACGACTGGCCTCCGCCATTAACAGGTATATTGGC encodes the following:
- the LOC126773029 gene encoding uncharacterized protein LOC126773029, with the protein product MSVRRLWNSLHILAFLLMIKVNALSVGKDDVDQVIEDEITRKLGEDLVQSIEKKFQVDLERSVDMVLVKIKLLLQNGTQHIQEKLLDIQGTLDLMKTQAEDEVEKCLIEKHKETSALAEKALHQMVVCGYALIGQDPEQAVRKVILMKNIIKQGVKPLYEQKKEIYSLLKVCGHDHGSLTKVVKCVISKSPVIKSAMMEITGKLINGIIDLSKLMAHGAMHEACLIEVIKTIEDEATDLIKDVRKCAFENNREFENYIKQNNATVLDITNKASENDATNKTSVKEMQAVIKNMLNENSNNSIDERFKKKLFNLHNDLNAVDANANVIDVANNLRNIE